The stretch of DNA GAGCATGTACAGTAATTGGAAGAACCCATTCAGTTTTTTCCCTTCCTTCAATCAGAAGTGGATGCTCGTACCTACGATTCAGAAGCCgtttaaatttaaatgacaaattcCTGTAAGAATCATACTAAACACAATTTCTTCAACAATGAAAACTAAAGAAATATatggttcaaattttaaaaactatgGATTAGGAAGCCTTTATAGTACATGTACATTAAGTatgaaattgacaaaaaaaaaatgtagagtTAAGCCAAAGATAGAATATTTGTGGGCTATGAATTATCGAATTGAATGAGTTGCTTTAAGACAGACCAAAATGCACACATGGGTGAATATGAGAGGAAGAGGTTAAGAGTGAGACTCATACTTTGTCCAATCCAAATATTTTGGAGTTGTGTAAAACTCGAAGCGCAGAACCCATTGTACAGATACGTGTGGAGTGGAGAAGGTCATTGGACCATCCATGGGGACAGAAAAAAGGAAACTTGTCTGGACCAGATCTGCAACAACCTCGTGATGATCACTCTGAACCTAAAAACACAATTGAGATTATATATTTCAGAATCAGAAGCCAATATTATATTGAAACGTATATATATTCTCCTGGTTTTTCATAAAGGAACAGCAGCAACTACCTTTGTGATTGTTGGGGAATTCCTTCGAGAAGGATGGACAAAGCGTCTATTTATAGTTTCTGAAGTTTCCAATGTTACTGATATCTGtaaaatgataattataaaaataaactcCAATGCATCAATCACAATAAACCATTTTCCAATTACTCATTTAAATCTCCACTGCTAATTAAAGTCCGCTCACCTCAAGGCATCTCCTAGCTCCTTCCTTGTGAAAGAAAGTTAGAGTTCCACCTATCTGTAACCATAAAGTTGTCATTTTATTGATTTCTTAACTTGTGCACATTATCCAACTATGCATGAATATATTTACCATGTCGCTGAAGTAATAAGTTGAATCGGAATTTTTAGGGGAAAATTTCAGCAAAACTTGATCATCAAGTCTGATGTTATAAGACCTTCCTCTAACAAAGCCTTCTGCTGCAGAAAATGTCTGTACAAAATTAACTAATGCAGaatctaaaaataaatgaagaacaTTATCAATTTGTATCCAAACCAGACTAAAACGTTTTAGAAGTGAATAAAATGTGTATCAATTTACATGATAAAGGTTCAACGGCTCCAGCTTCCGGTGAAGAGGAGACTCCTGCGTCATCTTCTGCAGGCTTTCCGAACTTCTGTTGTGAGCGTGGGGTGACCATGGTAAATGACTTCTGGGTTGATAGGACATCTGTTTGCTAAATGAATTATTATTTGGCAAAGTATGTCCTTGATTAAAATCAAAAGATGACTACTATTAAACAGACACCAATTAACTAACTTGACACAATTTCAGAACTAAGTTTTTTGACAATCACAATTTCAGAACTAAGTTCctacatgaaaaatatgcattttcaaaaataaactacATAAATATATAAGCTTAGATTTTTAACTTACCAGCACCCGAGTCAGATAATACTTCAGCAACAGACAACCGGGGAAGTGCTATATTTGAAGATAAACTTGTCCGGTGACCTTCTAAAGCATCCCTGTTCAATGATCTAGCAGAAGAAGATCGCAATGATAGAGAACTCCCAAAGCCTCTGACCATATTTGGGTTATATGAAGAAACAGATGAGATATCATCCCTTGAGCTGTCATAACCCTCCTCAACACCATCATCAATATCATTTGCTCTAACCTGTAaagaaattattatattttacaacAACAGTCAAGAAAAATGGACAGCATGCACTGCAACCAGAAATTAGAGAAATGCATAAGTCCcataaaagaatttgaaatataGTACAGTACAGATAATCGATAACCAGAACTAAATTGGGAAAGAGGTTTAGACTCAAAAGGGGGAAAACGGAGAATAACTAAGGAtgaaaccaaatcaaacaaaacagGGAAAAGAATAACATTATCAAAACACAAGTGGAACAAAATGAAACAAGCCACTACAAATGCGAAGCTTAATTTACCGAATAAAAGGAACTGAAAGTTTTAtaatgaaaaacaaataaaaggcaTTCTTAAAACAATAGGTGGCAAACAAAGTTAGGCTAAACCACAGATAAGTTTAGTTTACCGAATAAAAAATATCACCAATAGCATACCCAA from Trifolium pratense cultivar HEN17-A07 linkage group LG5, ARS_RC_1.1, whole genome shotgun sequence encodes:
- the LOC123883312 gene encoding uncharacterized protein LOC123883312, translating into MLKGRLLFFGGGDSRSEDKNSSKKEVVVPTLKVDTDKQVYRPGDPVIVTIQISNPSNEYSFLMERLGFEIRGIEKLDTQWFVTQKPLHDSRQRRGEHVFIDSSTPVLVANQIINARASKSYVVRTMLPSIIPPSYKGSNIRYLYYVRSSVTGGWLILENGQSRTEPTNDVTDLEVRVPLQIWVNQKSSGSPMDDDIVPSTTVQLDIFWKEMDGDADWVRANDIDDGVEEGYDSSRDDISSVSSYNPNMVRGFGSSLSLRSSSARSLNRDALEGHRTSLSSNIALPRLSVAEVLSDSGADVLSTQKSFTMVTPRSQQKFGKPAEDDAGVSSSPEAGAVEPLSSEGFVRGRSYNIRLDDQVLLKFSPKNSDSTYYFSDMIGGTLTFFHKEGARRCLEISVTLETSETINRRFVHPSRRNSPTITKVQSDHHEVVADLVQTSFLFSVPMDGPMTFSTPHVSVQWVLRFEFYTTPKYLDWTKYEHPLLIEGREKTEWVLPITVHAPPPRTPTSGSRNEKLFSLDPMWVNT